The following proteins come from a genomic window of Deinococcus seoulensis:
- a CDS encoding alpha/beta fold hydrolase gives MAYVTTPDGTDLYFKDWGQGPPVVFSHGWPLNADAWEDQMMFLAGHGYRVVAHDRRGHGRSSQPWGGQTMDTFADDLAAVIEHLDLRDVTLVGHSTGGGEVARYVARHGTARVKKVVLVGAVVPLLIQTEHNPHGVPRDVIDGIRQGVQRDRSQYFKDFAPAFYGANRPGSAVSQGQQDTFWLGGMQASLASLYDCVTAFSETDQTADLHAFDVPTLIIHGDDDQIVPIQATAMRAAELVRGSVLKTYEGAPHGLATTHKDQLNADLLSFIRG, from the coding sequence ATGGCATACGTCACCACCCCCGACGGCACCGACCTGTACTTCAAAGACTGGGGACAGGGTCCGCCCGTCGTGTTCAGCCACGGCTGGCCCCTGAACGCCGACGCCTGGGAGGACCAGATGATGTTCCTCGCCGGGCACGGTTACCGCGTGGTCGCCCACGACCGCCGCGGGCACGGCCGCAGCAGCCAGCCCTGGGGCGGGCAGACCATGGACACCTTCGCCGACGACCTCGCCGCCGTCATCGAGCACCTCGACCTGCGGGACGTGACGCTCGTCGGGCACAGCACCGGCGGGGGAGAGGTCGCCCGCTACGTCGCGCGGCACGGCACGGCCCGCGTGAAGAAAGTCGTCCTCGTCGGAGCGGTCGTGCCCCTGCTGATCCAGACGGAACACAACCCCCACGGCGTGCCCCGCGACGTGATCGACGGCATCCGCCAGGGCGTGCAGCGCGACCGCTCGCAGTACTTCAAGGACTTCGCCCCAGCCTTCTACGGCGCGAACCGTCCCGGCTCGGCCGTCAGCCAGGGCCAGCAGGACACCTTCTGGCTGGGCGGCATGCAGGCCAGCCTCGCGTCCCTGTACGACTGCGTCACCGCCTTCTCCGAAACCGATCAGACAGCCGACCTGCACGCCTTCGACGTCCCCACCCTGATCATCCACGGAGACGACGACCAGATCGTGCCCATCCAGGCGACCGCCATGCGCGCCGCCGAACTCGTGCGCGGCTCGGTTCTCAAAACCTACGAGGGCGCCCCGCACGGCCTCGCCACCACCCACAAGGACCAGCTGAACGCCGACCTGCTCAGCTTCATCCGCGGCTGA